A window from Triticum aestivum cultivar Chinese Spring chromosome 6D, IWGSC CS RefSeq v2.1, whole genome shotgun sequence encodes these proteins:
- the LOC123142414 gene encoding uncharacterized protein, with the protein MRWGRCMGCRLYFGAGTKSSCGEERKGEGRHARIGGGGGVFPVDPVFRLPIFPAGAASACSKQDEISEGAGRWRGGVPASSVAAHDTCTAAAAGECSGESAPSELEESAVKPDPKSTGWIRRVRVGANPIERPPCPGRMGALEKTIRGFVDREGDEVVKPELGTNFDSLTEAYDFYNLYSWEHGFGIRYGKNMINPDRRKTMQEIVCGCSVRI; encoded by the exons ATGAGGTGGGGCCGTTGTATGGGGTGCAG GTTGTACTTTGGGGCGGGAACAAAAAGCTCTTGTGGTGAAGAGAGGAAAGGGGAAGGGAGGCACGCGCGAataggcggcggcggaggcgtctTCCCAGTAGATCCAGTGTTCAG GTTGCCCATCTTTCCAGCCGGCGCGGCGTCGGCGTGCTCCAAGCAGGATGAGATTAGCGAGGGCGCGGGCAGGTGGAGAGGTGGGGTGCCGGCCTCTTCTGTGGCTGCCCACGACActtgcaccgccgccgccgccggcgagtgcAGTGGCGAGAGCGCCCCATCGGAGTTGGAGGAGTCGGCGGTAAAGCCTGATCCGAAGTCGACCGGCTGGATTAGAAG GGTACGTGTGGGCGCAAATCCAATTGAGCGGCCACCCTGCCCAGGCAGGATGGGAGCGCTTGAGAAGACTATCAGGGGCTTTGTGGACAGGGAGGGGGATGAAGTAGTGAAGCCAGAGCTAGGGACAAATTTCGACTCGCTGACAGAGGCTTACGATTTTTACAACTTATATTCGTGGGAGCATGGCTTCGGCATTAGATACGGGAAAAACATGATCAATCCTGATAGAAGGAAGACCATGCAGGAGATTGTATGTGGATGCTCAGTAAGAATATAA